The following coding sequences lie in one Micromonospora sp. R77 genomic window:
- a CDS encoding alpha/beta fold hydrolase, with the protein MTSPSPSRFRIPRPRTAAGKVAGLVGAAVGVAAAGLAAGVVSERVLVRRLKADPTDPYAHEVFGEQRYDESYRFEMPDGTDIHVEVVEPTRPVPGHPTVVLVHGFCLDMGTFHFQRKMLAARGDYRIVAYDQPGHGRSGRLESGEYDLAALGRTLRRVLDETAPEGPLVLVGHSMGGMTIMALAELYPELFGDRVVGTVLMATSGGLVAETKLVAPALIGRVGAPVLYMMSNATRYGGTIIDKARQSTTNVAWLLTRKYGFGTPKPSPALVSYVEMMNSRTSADTVTRYLRTLATHSRYPALAALADTPVLVIVGDKDMITPVTHSEEIVRRLPHAEFVKIHDSGHVVMLEHADQVNTALERFLESL; encoded by the coding sequence ATGACCTCCCCGTCCCCGTCCCGGTTCCGGATTCCCCGCCCCCGGACGGCGGCCGGGAAGGTCGCCGGGCTGGTCGGGGCCGCGGTCGGCGTGGCCGCCGCCGGGCTCGCCGCGGGCGTGGTGAGCGAACGCGTCCTGGTCCGCCGGCTCAAGGCCGACCCCACCGATCCGTACGCGCACGAGGTCTTCGGTGAGCAGCGGTACGACGAGTCGTACCGGTTCGAGATGCCGGACGGCACCGACATCCACGTCGAGGTGGTCGAGCCGACCCGGCCGGTGCCGGGGCACCCGACGGTGGTGCTGGTGCACGGCTTCTGCCTGGACATGGGGACGTTCCACTTCCAGCGCAAGATGCTCGCCGCGCGGGGCGACTACCGGATCGTCGCGTACGACCAGCCCGGCCACGGCCGCTCGGGCCGGCTCGAGTCCGGCGAGTACGACCTCGCCGCGCTGGGCCGCACCCTGCGCCGGGTGCTCGACGAGACCGCCCCGGAGGGGCCGCTGGTGCTGGTCGGCCACTCGATGGGCGGCATGACGATCATGGCGTTGGCCGAGCTCTATCCGGAGCTGTTCGGCGACCGGGTGGTCGGCACCGTGCTGATGGCCACCTCCGGCGGCCTGGTCGCCGAGACCAAGCTGGTCGCGCCGGCCCTGATCGGTCGGGTCGGCGCCCCGGTGCTCTACATGATGAGCAACGCCACCCGGTACGGCGGCACGATCATCGACAAGGCGCGGCAGTCCACCACCAACGTGGCCTGGCTGCTGACCCGCAAGTACGGCTTCGGCACCCCGAAGCCGAGCCCGGCCCTGGTGTCGTACGTGGAGATGATGAACTCGCGGACGTCGGCCGACACGGTGACCCGCTACCTGCGTACCCTGGCCACCCATTCGCGCTATCCGGCGCTGGCCGCGCTGGCCGACACGCCGGTGCTGGTGATCGTCGGGGACAAGGACATGATCACCCCGGTGACCCACTCGGAGGAGATCGTCCGGCGGCTGCCGCACGCCGAGTTCGTCAAGATCCACGACAGTGGGCACGTGGTGATGCTGGAGCACGCCGACCAGGTCAACACGGCGCTGGAGAGGTTCCTGGAGTCGCTGTGA
- a CDS encoding pyridoxal phosphate-dependent aminotransferase, with protein MTRVTTTANTDPLVARMRPFGTTIFAEMSALAVRTGAVNLGQGFPDTDGPPEMLAAAAEALRTGHNQYPPGPGVPALRAAVAAHQRRFWGLEYDPGDEIVVTAGATEAIAASILALCEPGDEVVCFEPYYDSYAASIALAGAVRRPVTLRPGDDGRYAFDPAALRAAFGPRTRLVLLNSPHNPTGKVFTPAELALVAELCQEHDAYALTDEVYEHLVFPDAAAPHVPLATLPGMRERTLRISSAGKTFSCTGWKVGWVSGPAALVSAVLRVKQFLTFVNAAPLQPAVAVALALPDGYFTDFGASMRHRRDLLVDGLTDAGFGVYAPEGTYFVTADVTPLGGRDGVEFCRSLPERCGVVAVPTQVFYDDAEAGRRLVRFAFCKRPEVLTEAVGRLRRLRESR; from the coding sequence CTGACGCGCGTGACGACGACCGCGAACACCGACCCCCTGGTGGCCCGGATGCGGCCGTTCGGGACGACCATCTTCGCCGAGATGTCGGCGCTCGCCGTGCGGACCGGCGCGGTGAACCTGGGCCAGGGCTTCCCGGACACCGACGGCCCGCCGGAGATGCTGGCCGCCGCGGCCGAGGCGCTGCGCACCGGACACAACCAGTACCCGCCGGGTCCGGGCGTCCCGGCCCTGCGCGCGGCAGTCGCCGCGCACCAGCGCCGGTTCTGGGGCCTGGAGTACGACCCGGGCGACGAGATCGTGGTCACCGCGGGGGCCACCGAGGCGATCGCCGCCAGCATCCTCGCCCTTTGCGAGCCGGGCGACGAGGTGGTCTGCTTCGAGCCGTACTACGACTCGTACGCCGCGTCGATCGCGCTGGCCGGCGCGGTCCGCCGCCCGGTCACGCTGCGGCCCGGCGACGACGGTCGCTACGCCTTCGACCCGGCGGCGCTGCGCGCGGCGTTCGGGCCGCGGACCCGGCTGGTGCTGCTCAACTCGCCGCACAACCCGACCGGCAAGGTCTTCACCCCCGCCGAGCTGGCCCTGGTCGCCGAGCTCTGCCAGGAGCACGACGCGTACGCGCTCACCGACGAGGTGTACGAGCACCTGGTCTTCCCGGACGCCGCCGCGCCACACGTACCGCTGGCCACGCTCCCCGGGATGCGGGAGCGGACGCTGCGGATCTCGTCGGCCGGCAAGACCTTCTCCTGCACCGGCTGGAAGGTCGGCTGGGTGAGCGGCCCGGCCGCCCTGGTCTCCGCGGTGCTGCGGGTCAAGCAGTTCCTCACCTTCGTCAACGCGGCGCCGCTGCAACCGGCGGTCGCGGTGGCGCTCGCCCTGCCCGACGGCTACTTCACGGACTTCGGCGCGAGCATGCGGCACCGTCGGGACCTGCTGGTCGACGGGCTCACCGACGCCGGCTTCGGGGTGTACGCGCCGGAGGGGACGTACTTCGTGACGGCCGACGTCACCCCGCTGGGCGGGCGGGACGGGGTGGAGTTCTGCCGGTCGCTGCCCGAGCGGTGCGGGGTGGTAGCGGTGCCGACCCAGGTGTTCTACGACGACGCCGAGGCGGGGCGTCGGCTGGTCCGGTTCGCCTTCTGCAAGCGTCCGGAGGTGCTGACCGAGGCGGTGGGTCGGCTGCGCCGGCTGCGGGAGTCCCGATGA
- a CDS encoding low specificity L-threonine aldolase encodes MTDGYAERIRRVTLLRACDTVLSGSRPASVAEQLDTLRATATDDLLPDFYGEGGAVEAVERRVAELLGTEAVAFFPTGTMAQQVAMRYGAEVSGRDGVGLHPLSHPLVHERDAYAVLGGLRAVLTTGAPRNPTAEEVAALDEPIGTLLLELPLRDAGFVLPSWDELTAVVGAARERGFRVHLDGARLWESTVHLGHSAAEVAALADSVYVSFYKSLGGHAGAALAGSADLVRYARAWRHRYGGMLFQQWPAALAALAGLDGELPRLPDYVAHAKLVAAALGGLPGARVHPAPPHTHQFRLWLPHPAAALNDANLALAEQERAWFVGGWQETEVPGVSMAEVTVAAPALDLDADRITDLADRFLRRLPPT; translated from the coding sequence ATGACCGACGGGTACGCCGAGCGGATCCGCCGCGTCACCCTGCTGCGCGCCTGCGACACGGTGCTGTCCGGCTCCCGCCCCGCGAGCGTCGCCGAGCAGCTCGACACGCTGCGGGCGACCGCGACGGACGACCTGCTCCCCGACTTCTACGGCGAGGGCGGCGCGGTGGAGGCGGTGGAGCGCCGGGTCGCCGAGCTGCTCGGCACCGAGGCGGTCGCCTTCTTCCCCACCGGCACGATGGCCCAGCAGGTGGCCATGCGCTACGGCGCCGAGGTCAGCGGCCGGGACGGGGTCGGGCTGCACCCGCTCAGTCATCCCCTGGTGCACGAGCGGGACGCGTACGCGGTGCTCGGCGGCCTGCGCGCCGTGCTCACCACCGGCGCACCGCGCAATCCGACCGCCGAGGAGGTCGCGGCGCTCGACGAGCCGATCGGCACGCTGCTGCTGGAGCTGCCCCTGCGGGACGCGGGTTTCGTCCTGCCGAGCTGGGACGAGCTGACCGCGGTGGTCGGGGCGGCCCGGGAGCGCGGCTTCCGGGTGCACCTGGACGGTGCCCGGCTCTGGGAGTCCACCGTCCACCTGGGGCACTCGGCGGCCGAGGTCGCCGCCCTGGCCGACAGCGTCTACGTCTCGTTCTACAAGTCACTGGGCGGCCACGCGGGTGCCGCCCTGGCCGGCTCCGCCGACCTGGTCCGATACGCCCGGGCCTGGCGGCACCGCTATGGCGGCATGCTCTTCCAGCAGTGGCCGGCGGCGCTGGCCGCGCTGGCCGGCCTGGACGGCGAGCTGCCCCGGCTGCCCGACTACGTGGCACACGCCAAGCTGGTGGCGGCGGCACTGGGCGGCCTGCCCGGCGCGCGGGTGCATCCGGCGCCGCCGCACACCCACCAGTTCCGGCTCTGGCTGCCGCACCCCGCAGCCGCCCTCAACGACGCCAACCTCGCCCTCGCCGAGCAGGAGCGGGCGTGGTTCGTCGGCGGCTGGCAGGAGACCGAGGTGCCGGGCGTCTCGATGGCCGAGGTGACGGTGGCCGCGCCCGCGCTGGACCTGGACGCCGACCGGATCACCGACCTGGCCGACCGCTTCCTGCGCCGCCTCCCGCCCACCTGA
- the glmS gene encoding glutamine--fructose-6-phosphate transaminase (isomerizing), with product MCGIVGYAGARPALGIVLDGLRRLEYRGYDSAGVAIVCDDELLTEKKAGKLANLEKVLSERAAGNPEDCAASPIGIGDGTTGIGHTRWATHGGPTDRNAHPHLGPDGRVAVIHNGIIENFAKLRAELEADGVQFTSDTDTECAAHLLSAALADLRAAGEVDSPQLLASAMRLVCQRLEGAFTLLAVDAAIPGAVVGARRNSPLVVGRGDGENYLASDVAAFIEHTREAVELGQDQIVLITGESIEITDFAGQPATGKDFHIDWDSSAAEKGGYDWFMLKEIEEQPQAIADTLLGRLTETGEIALDEVRLSDQDLRDVDKIFIVACGTAYHSGLVAKYAIEHWTRIPCEVELASEFRYRDPVLDRSTLIVVISQSGETMDTLMALRHAKEQKARVLAICNTNGSTIPRESDAVLYTHGGPEIAVASTKAFLTQLVACYLIGLHLAQVRGIKFADEVGAVVSQLQEMPGKLRELLDRIEPVRELARDLKSEPTVLFIGRHVGYPVALEGALKLKELAYMHAEGFAAGELKHGPIALIDKGTPVICVVPSPVGRGMLHDKVVSNIQEVRARGARTIVIAEEGDEAVVRYADHLIYVPRTPTLLAPLVTTVPLQVLAAEIAAARGHDVDQPRNLAKSVTVE from the coding sequence ATGTGTGGAATCGTGGGTTACGCCGGCGCGCGTCCGGCGCTCGGCATCGTGCTCGACGGACTGCGGCGGCTGGAATACCGCGGCTACGACTCGGCCGGCGTCGCCATCGTCTGCGACGACGAGCTGCTGACCGAGAAGAAGGCCGGCAAGCTGGCCAACCTGGAGAAGGTGCTCTCCGAACGGGCCGCCGGCAACCCGGAGGACTGCGCCGCCAGCCCGATCGGCATCGGCGACGGCACCACCGGCATCGGCCACACCCGCTGGGCCACCCACGGCGGACCCACCGACCGCAACGCCCACCCGCACCTCGGCCCGGACGGCCGGGTCGCCGTGATCCACAACGGCATCATCGAGAACTTCGCGAAGCTCCGCGCCGAGCTGGAGGCCGACGGCGTCCAGTTCACCAGCGACACCGACACCGAGTGCGCCGCCCACCTGCTCTCCGCCGCGCTGGCCGACCTGCGCGCGGCCGGCGAGGTGGACAGCCCCCAGCTGCTCGCCTCGGCCATGCGGCTGGTCTGCCAGCGGCTGGAGGGCGCGTTCACGCTGCTCGCCGTCGACGCCGCGATCCCCGGCGCGGTGGTCGGCGCCCGGCGCAACTCGCCCCTGGTCGTGGGCCGGGGTGACGGGGAGAACTACCTGGCCAGCGACGTGGCCGCGTTCATCGAGCACACCCGCGAGGCGGTGGAGCTGGGCCAGGACCAGATCGTCCTGATCACCGGCGAGAGCATCGAGATCACCGACTTCGCCGGCCAGCCCGCCACCGGCAAGGACTTCCACATCGACTGGGACTCCTCGGCCGCGGAGAAGGGCGGCTACGACTGGTTCATGCTCAAGGAGATCGAGGAGCAGCCGCAGGCGATCGCCGACACGCTGCTCGGCCGGCTCACCGAGACCGGCGAGATCGCCCTCGACGAGGTCCGCCTCAGCGACCAGGACCTGCGCGACGTCGACAAGATCTTCATCGTCGCCTGCGGCACCGCCTACCACTCCGGCCTGGTCGCCAAGTACGCCATCGAGCACTGGACCCGGATCCCCTGCGAGGTGGAGCTGGCCAGCGAGTTCCGCTACCGCGACCCGGTCCTCGACCGGTCCACCCTGATCGTGGTGATCTCGCAGTCCGGCGAGACCATGGACACCCTGATGGCGCTGCGCCACGCCAAGGAGCAGAAGGCCCGGGTGCTGGCGATCTGCAACACCAACGGCTCGACCATCCCGCGCGAGTCCGACGCCGTGCTCTACACCCACGGTGGCCCGGAGATCGCCGTCGCCTCCACCAAGGCGTTCCTCACCCAGCTCGTCGCCTGCTATCTGATCGGCCTGCACCTGGCCCAGGTGCGCGGGATCAAGTTCGCCGACGAGGTCGGTGCGGTCGTCTCGCAGCTCCAGGAGATGCCCGGCAAGCTGCGCGAGCTGCTGGACCGCATCGAACCGGTCCGCGAGCTGGCCCGCGACCTCAAGTCGGAGCCGACGGTGCTCTTCATCGGCCGGCACGTGGGCTACCCGGTGGCCCTGGAGGGCGCGCTGAAGCTCAAGGAGCTGGCGTACATGCACGCCGAGGGCTTCGCCGCCGGCGAGCTGAAGCACGGCCCGATCGCGCTGATCGACAAGGGCACCCCGGTGATCTGCGTGGTGCCGTCCCCGGTCGGTCGGGGCATGCTGCACGACAAGGTCGTCTCCAACATCCAGGAGGTCCGCGCCCGGGGCGCCCGGACCATCGTGATCGCGGAGGAGGGCGACGAGGCGGTCGTCCGCTACGCCGACCACCTGATCTACGTGCCGCGCACGCCGACCCTGCTCGCCCCGCTGGTGACCACGGTGCCGCTCCAGGTGCTCGCGGCCGAGATCGCCGCCGCCCGCGGCCACGACGTGGACCAGCCGCGCAACCTGGCCAAGTCGGTCACCGTCGAGTAG
- the alr gene encoding alanine racemase, which translates to MWQSEVRVDLDAIRENVARLKSGTSAELMAVVKADGYGHGMVPAARAALDAGADWLGVCTLDEALTLRREGITAPVLAWLLDPGLPLHDGVAVGVDLGCASLPQLDEMIEASRRADRPARLHLKIDTGLSRGGATVADWPTLLEAAAKAQADGLVEVVGVWSHFVYADSPGHPTTDRQLAVFHEGLAMVERAGLRPRYRHLANSAATLTRPDTHFDLVRPGIAIYGLSPVAGEKYGLRPAMSARARVMLTKRVPAGTGVSYGHTYLTETEANLAVVPLGYADGVPRHASNTGPVQLGGKRRTISGRVCMDQFVLDCGEDEIAAGDVATLFGSGADGEPTADDWADAVGTINYEIVTRFGGVRVPRVYDGDRP; encoded by the coding sequence ATGTGGCAGTCGGAGGTGCGCGTCGACCTGGACGCGATCCGGGAGAACGTGGCCCGGCTGAAATCGGGCACCAGCGCCGAACTGATGGCGGTGGTGAAGGCCGACGGGTACGGCCACGGCATGGTCCCGGCCGCCCGGGCCGCCCTGGACGCCGGCGCCGACTGGCTCGGGGTCTGCACCCTCGACGAGGCGTTGACCCTGCGCCGGGAGGGGATCACGGCCCCGGTGCTGGCCTGGCTGCTCGACCCGGGGCTGCCACTGCACGACGGCGTCGCGGTGGGCGTGGACCTGGGCTGCGCCAGCCTGCCGCAGCTGGACGAGATGATCGAGGCGAGCCGGCGGGCGGACCGCCCGGCCCGGCTGCACCTGAAGATCGACACCGGGTTGTCCCGGGGCGGAGCCACCGTCGCCGACTGGCCCACCCTGCTGGAGGCCGCCGCGAAGGCCCAGGCCGACGGCCTGGTCGAGGTGGTCGGGGTGTGGAGCCACTTCGTGTACGCGGACTCGCCCGGCCACCCCACCACGGACCGTCAGCTCGCCGTCTTCCACGAGGGGCTGGCCATGGTCGAGCGGGCCGGCCTGCGCCCCCGCTACCGGCACCTGGCGAACTCGGCCGCCACGCTGACCCGCCCGGACACCCACTTCGACCTGGTCCGGCCGGGCATCGCGATCTACGGCCTCTCCCCGGTGGCCGGCGAGAAGTACGGGCTGCGTCCGGCGATGAGCGCCCGCGCCCGGGTGATGCTGACCAAGCGGGTGCCGGCCGGCACCGGCGTCTCCTACGGCCACACCTATCTCACCGAGACCGAGGCGAACCTGGCGGTGGTGCCGCTCGGCTATGCCGACGGGGTGCCCCGGCACGCCTCGAACACCGGCCCGGTGCAGCTCGGCGGGAAGCGCCGGACCATCTCCGGCCGGGTCTGCATGGACCAGTTCGTGCTGGACTGCGGCGAGGACGAGATCGCCGCAGGTGACGTGGCGACCCTCTTCGGCAGCGGCGCCGACGGTGAGCCGACGGCCGACGACTGGGCCGACGCGGTGGGCACCATCAACTACGAGATCGTCACCCGGTTCGGCGGGGTCCGGGTGCCCCGCGTCTACGACGGCGACCGGCCATGA
- the ung gene encoding uracil-DNA glycosylase, producing MPDDAPTLDLLALLPDDWRAVLTPHLDPARTAALAEFVAREYATQTVFPPVEDLFSAYRLCGPAQCRVLILGQDPYHKAGQAHGLSFSVREGVSVPPSLRNVFKELGEDLGVPKPRSGNLDGWAAQGVLLLNSVLTVRQATPGSHANSGWEEFTDATIRALDALDQRVVFLLWGGYARKKAALVTNPQHVVLEAGHPSPMNPRGFLGSRPFSAANKALADAGLPTVDWERSAG from the coding sequence ATGCCCGACGACGCGCCCACCCTGGACCTGCTGGCGCTGCTGCCCGACGACTGGCGGGCGGTGCTCACCCCGCACCTCGACCCGGCGCGCACCGCCGCGCTGGCCGAGTTCGTCGCCCGGGAGTACGCGACACAGACCGTCTTCCCGCCGGTCGAGGACCTCTTCTCCGCCTACCGGCTGTGCGGGCCGGCGCAGTGCCGGGTGCTGATCCTCGGGCAGGACCCCTACCACAAGGCGGGGCAGGCGCACGGGCTGAGCTTCAGCGTGCGCGAGGGTGTGTCGGTGCCGCCGTCGCTGCGCAACGTCTTCAAGGAGCTGGGCGAGGACCTGGGCGTGCCAAAGCCGCGCAGCGGCAACCTGGACGGTTGGGCGGCCCAGGGCGTGCTGCTGCTCAACTCGGTGCTCACCGTCCGGCAGGCCACCCCCGGGTCGCACGCGAACTCCGGGTGGGAGGAGTTCACCGACGCCACCATCCGCGCCCTGGACGCCCTCGACCAGCGCGTCGTCTTCCTGCTCTGGGGCGGGTACGCCCGCAAGAAGGCGGCCCTGGTCACCAACCCGCAGCACGTGGTGCTGGAGGCCGGCCACCCCAGCCCGATGAACCCGCGCGGCTTCCTCGGCAGCCGGCCGTTCAGCGCGGCCAACAAGGCCCTCGCCGACGCCGGCCTGCCCACCGTCGACTGGGAACGCTCCGCCGGCTGA
- a CDS encoding alpha/beta hydrolase → MGERATRLATPAGAGPAEVARWWTGLTPAERRWLVRHEPARVGALDGVPVAARDQANRLLLAERRNALLALRGRLLRPLLPGPLELARRVRLAGVEGALHGLDGLTGRLTGADGPRAYLLGLEPAGDGRAIVALGNPDRAGAVLTYVPGMGSSLADAPGELGRAARVRDRCAALAPTEETAAVLWLDYDAPDFLHEAVRDGQARDAGPALHRFQEGLRASHEGPAARQTVLGHSYGSVVVGAAARDHGLSADALVFVGSPGVGVAHAGELGLPAGQVWASSAPDDVIRLTRPPDELARRTLLGATPLGPAVALLDRSGHELWFGADPSDPAFGGRRFPSGRYGHTGYWDPANPALDGMARIVLGR, encoded by the coding sequence ATGGGTGAGCGTGCCACCCGCCTGGCGACCCCGGCCGGGGCCGGGCCGGCGGAGGTGGCCCGCTGGTGGACCGGGCTCACCCCGGCCGAGCGGCGCTGGCTGGTGCGGCACGAGCCGGCCCGGGTGGGCGCCCTCGACGGGGTGCCGGTGGCCGCCCGGGACCAGGCCAACCGGTTGCTGCTGGCCGAGCGGCGGAACGCCCTGCTGGCGCTGCGCGGCCGGCTGCTGCGGCCGTTGTTGCCAGGGCCGCTCGAGCTGGCCCGGCGGGTCCGGCTCGCCGGGGTGGAGGGGGCGCTGCACGGGCTGGACGGGTTGACCGGGCGGTTGACCGGGGCGGACGGTCCCCGGGCGTACCTGCTCGGGCTGGAGCCGGCCGGGGACGGGCGGGCGATCGTGGCGCTGGGCAATCCCGACCGGGCCGGCGCGGTGCTGACGTACGTGCCGGGGATGGGCAGCAGCCTGGCCGACGCCCCCGGCGAGCTGGGCCGGGCGGCCCGGGTGCGGGACCGCTGCGCGGCGCTCGCCCCGACCGAGGAGACCGCGGCGGTGCTCTGGCTCGACTACGACGCCCCGGACTTCCTCCACGAGGCGGTACGCGACGGGCAGGCCCGGGACGCCGGTCCGGCGCTGCACCGGTTCCAGGAGGGGCTGCGCGCCTCCCACGAGGGGCCGGCGGCCCGGCAGACCGTGCTCGGCCACAGCTACGGGTCGGTGGTGGTGGGTGCCGCCGCCCGGGACCACGGGCTGAGCGCCGACGCGCTGGTCTTCGTGGGGTCGCCGGGGGTGGGCGTGGCGCACGCCGGCGAGCTGGGCCTGCCGGCCGGGCAGGTCTGGGCGAGCAGTGCGCCGGACGACGTGATCCGGTTGACCCGGCCGCCCGACGAGCTGGCCCGCCGTACGCTGCTCGGCGCCACCCCGCTCGGCCCGGCGGTGGCGCTCCTGGACCGCTCCGGTCACGAGCTGTGGTTCGGGGCGGACCCGAGTGACCCGGCCTTCGGCGGCCGGCGCTTCCCCAGCGGCCGGTACGGCCACACCGGCTACTGGGACCCCGCCAACCCGGCGCTGGACGGCATGGCCCGGATCGTGCTGGGCCGGTGA
- a CDS encoding holo-ACP synthase has protein sequence MIVAVGIDVVLVDRFTRALARTPLLADRLFTEAERFTRAGNPRSPESMAARFAAKEAVAKALGAPGGLSWHDCEIVPDPDGRPWLTVAGTVAAAATERGINRWHLSLSHDGGIASAMVVAER, from the coding sequence GTGATCGTGGCGGTCGGCATCGACGTCGTGCTGGTGGACCGGTTCACCCGGGCCCTGGCCCGGACGCCGCTGCTGGCCGACCGGCTCTTCACCGAGGCCGAGCGGTTCACCCGCGCCGGCAACCCGCGCTCGCCCGAGTCGATGGCCGCCCGTTTCGCGGCCAAGGAGGCCGTCGCCAAGGCGCTCGGTGCACCGGGCGGGCTGAGCTGGCACGACTGCGAGATCGTGCCGGACCCGGACGGCCGGCCCTGGCTGACCGTCGCCGGCACGGTGGCCGCCGCCGCGACCGAACGCGGGATCAACCGCTGGCACCTGTCGCTGTCCCACGACGGCGGCATCGCCTCGGCCATGGTGGTCGCGGAACGCTGA
- a CDS encoding type VII secretion target, whose amino-acid sequence MSEEPFTVRPELLREVARALDDDAYRLAYGLAGAAGLVVPADGWRAGAALVELESAVHRWCGTLAARVAETGAAVRTAADGYEAVDARAAGRLTGLPR is encoded by the coding sequence ATGAGCGAGGAGCCGTTCACCGTCCGGCCGGAGCTGCTGCGCGAGGTGGCCCGGGCGCTCGACGACGACGCGTACCGGCTGGCGTACGGGCTGGCCGGGGCGGCTGGGCTGGTGGTGCCGGCGGACGGGTGGCGGGCCGGCGCGGCGCTGGTCGAGCTGGAGTCGGCGGTGCACCGCTGGTGCGGCACGCTCGCGGCGCGGGTGGCGGAGACCGGGGCGGCCGTGCGTACCGCCGCCGACGGCTACGAGGCGGTCGACGCCCGCGCCGCCGGCCGCCTCACCGGGCTGCCCCGGTGA
- the tsaE gene encoding tRNA (adenosine(37)-N6)-threonylcarbamoyltransferase complex ATPase subunit type 1 TsaE has protein sequence MTVVVELKTVDDTHEFGRRLAGVLRAGDLLLLSGPLGAGKTALTQGIGAGLGVRGDVTSPTFVIARVHRPDPERGGRVTLVHADAYRLGDAADPRAEIDDLDLDASVDEAVTVVEWGEGLVEQLVDAHLRVRIDRRDDDTRVVALEPVGGDWADRLATLD, from the coding sequence GTGACCGTGGTCGTGGAGTTGAAGACCGTCGACGACACGCACGAGTTCGGCCGCCGGCTGGCCGGCGTGCTGCGCGCCGGTGACCTGCTGCTGCTCAGTGGCCCGCTGGGCGCCGGCAAGACCGCGCTCACCCAGGGCATCGGCGCCGGTCTCGGGGTGCGCGGGGACGTCACCTCGCCGACCTTCGTGATCGCCCGGGTGCACCGGCCCGACCCGGAGCGCGGCGGCCGGGTGACCCTGGTGCACGCGGACGCGTACCGGCTGGGGGACGCGGCGGACCCGCGCGCCGAGATCGACGACCTGGACCTGGACGCCTCGGTGGACGAGGCGGTGACCGTGGTCGAGTGGGGCGAGGGGCTGGTCGAGCAGCTGGTCGACGCGCACCTGCGGGTGCGGATCGACCGGCGGGACGACGACACCCGGGTGGTCGCGTTGGAGCCGGTCGGCGGCGACTGGGCGGACCGGCTCGCCACCCTCGACTGA